From a single Rutidosis leptorrhynchoides isolate AG116_Rl617_1_P2 chromosome 5, CSIRO_AGI_Rlap_v1, whole genome shotgun sequence genomic region:
- the LOC139848248 gene encoding uncharacterized protein — protein MPDGYSSSKKKDDYWDNVCGQDEVSRVARIRCMMQTLDLRTFIVLFILIPIGFVGLYFHGQKFTYFLRPLWQSPPKPFIPIPHYYHENISMASLCKLHNWKVRDYPRKVYDAVLFNNEIDMLTIRWKELHPYITQFVLLETNSTFTSIPKPHYFKMNKEKFDFVEPRLTYGTIGGRFRKGENPFIEEAYQRVALDHLLRMAGIEDGDLLIMSDVDEIPSAHTIDLLRWCDGPPPIIHLNLHNYLYSFEFNVDQSSWRASVHQYEKGKTRYAHYRQTDYLLADSGWHCSFCFRKISDFVFKMKAYSHTDRVRFAHYLDPKRIQNVICNGDDLYDMLPEEYTFKDIISKMGPIPHSYSAVHLPSYLLNHADKYKYLLPGNCIRESE, from the exons ATGCCTGATGGTTATTCATCTTCTAAAAAGAAAGATGACTATTGGGACAACGTTTGTGGCcag GATGAGGTTAGCAGAGTTGCTCGAATTCGTTGCATGATGCAAACCCTTGATCTACGAACGTTTATTGTACTATTTATACTCATCCCGATCGGTTTTGTGGGTCTATACTTTCATGGACAAAAGTTCACTTACTTTTTAAGACCTTTATGGCAATCACCCCCCAAACCTTTCATTCCCATTCCTCATTACTATCACGAAAACATTTCAATGGCTTCACTCTGCAAACTTCATAATTGGAAGGTACGCGATTACCCCCGAAAAGTTTACGATGCGGTTTTATTCAACAATGAAATCGACATGCTCACAATTAGATGGAAAGAACTTCACCCTTATATCACTCAATTCGTACTACTCGAAACGAATTCTACCTTCACGAGTATACCTAAACCTCAttattttaaaatgaacaaagaaaAATTCGATTTTGTTGAACCCCGTTTGACTTATGGGACGATAGGTGGTAGATTTAGAAAAGGCGAAAACCCTTTTATTGAGGAAGCGTATCAACGAGTGGCGCTTGATCATCTTCTTAGAATGGCCGGTATCGAAGATGGTGATTTATTAATAATGTCGGATGTTGACGAGATTCCAAGTGCTCATACGATCGATCTTTTGAGATGGTGTGACGGGCCCCCACCGATTATTCATCTAAATTTGCATAACTATTTGTACTCGTTTGAGTTTAATGTAGATCAAAGCAGTTGGAGAGCTTCGGTTCATCAATACGAGAAGGGTAAAACGAGATACGCTCATTATCGACAGACGGATTATTTATTAGCGGATTCAGGGTGGCATTGTAGCTTTTGTTTTAGAAAGATTAGTGATTTTGTTTTTAAGATGAAAGCGTATAGTCATACGGATAGAGTAAGATTCGCGCATTATCTTGACCCGAAAAGGATCCAGAACGTGATTTGCAATGGTGATGACTTGTACGATATGCTTCCCGAGGAGTACACTTTTAAGGATATTATATCGAAGATGGGTCCGATCCCTCATTCTTATTCTGCAGTTCATCTTCCTTCGTATTTATTGAATCATGCCGATAAGTACAAGTATCTTTTGCCTGGTAACTGCATACGAGAATCTGAATGA